From Cucumis melo cultivar AY chromosome 1, USDA_Cmelo_AY_1.0, whole genome shotgun sequence, a single genomic window includes:
- the LOC103492851 gene encoding cysteine-tryptophan domain-containing zinc finger protein 7-like isoform X2, translating to MEDTELEEGEAWSYQNNEDFDSNIDPDIALSYIDVKLQHVLGHFQKDFEGGVSAENLGAKFGGYGSFLPSYQRSPVWSHSRTPPKGHNCSTSRSPNNFHQEVGHNNSVVSSTTPQSIRPGPPSTSSTSLPIIKVPNLNESSKQEVCTSFQHVDELAAGYGCTNNKSTTSSDQISLKVRIKMGSDNLSTRKNDEIYCGLGLDVSPSSSLDDSPSESEGISRELQDGPFESPTSILQMMTSFPVHGGFLLSPLPDDLIHLTQTGKPAREKKSTRVQHYNQDRPVVGGSSLKSGQMLPEKRTSKDMNDFFSESKNTNRKDFLNGSVTSKKTSEIDSAACEELVSNALKLPLLANSYAIAGETTKTLNGPSEILMEADKVVARDRHFFYQLEEGPAVEPPLIIEDEKQNNGSSGKVKEPKKASKFDDISVPAKKSGESKREKTIDLIEAASKGKNASNGDQIDPLKLNTNHKISLHAHNNMKYASGKDHLLPEGKKKSKFSHTESIPNGEVSKRSMKSGSSGSKTKSISKTDNIPTRTEIEDHKPQDFKKTKDRYRDFFGELEEDDNLIDTSENPFDDQLNHSDVFGKSTPVIPMSKERLSVEKIGKSSASKSFPEAVMNPASGTVSDAAPAAVDNVNGQDNWVCCDRCQQWRLLPLGTNPASLPEKWICSMLDWLPGMNQCIFSEEETTKALIARFQAPAAPEGTIYSNLSGVMPGVANARQSEHNHRHYDFNVRPGGGKKKHGANERPSIKGDALQLSNPKKHEGAMKSRSLDDVNQLPVGDEANFHHLNKYGDVPVDKHKHKYKEKQESVDILSDEGATKILKTKNRKEKEQDYSRPVKKVRTDGLDLIDEDQISVHSGPVVKVDPTLSVGFPSASGGTNKSKSMDHSSKDSKYNMNVIPRVPNDKRENKQLGVVDDDSLGGGSGSTKSNSKKRKGKASPDIQINPGSFNGSDHLLQRSGRGTSDDDHRKEKKAKLSKPPGKESSGRKEKKGSHSKNLPFGQDVGSTLSHRSLDGVDSKRDLGAIQPSLVATSSSSKISGSHKTKSSFQEMKGSPVESVSSSPMRIPNRDKILRSSREGKDFLDADRTRCSDGEEEDGGSDRSGTGSKKKSVVAHRRPLKSPLVDTLNNGASYLSGKKTKTKEKSSNVQNCDLPNGSLGNSGIDHQHPRRPWAEQVQNEDRSNEMRNRDNETYPFKSGKDLSSQLKDRNGSYCLDVGMDKDKVPYSHDDLRGRSPSHSDLKVKNGKHKLQDNSRIKSGDARKESSGKLSIERGKRESELNFVKHEGPDSTLDSSSKENVVLSVRKNQQQDSNGSASKRSLFQKNDQHEKISGKGTPVQFPTTGELQNQMLHGPPSAGGGKGSAIDVSQVDALQSNDVSKGKKHAKNRQKEVQTNGSRHSTPNARMPIDAPSPARRDSSNQAATKAMKEAKDLKHLADRFKNSGSNHESIGFYFQAALKFLYGASLLESSNNETAKQSIPIYSSTAKLCELEEWLTTVWYDDPWKI from the exons ATGGAAGATACTGAGCTTGAAGAAGGAGAAGCTTGGTCCTACCAGAacaatgaagattttgattcaAACATCGACCCTGATATTGCTCTCTCCTACATC GATGTTAAACTTCAACATGTTCTGGGACACTTTCAGAAGGATTTTGAAGGTGGAGTCTCTGCAGAAAATTTGG GGGCAAAATTTGGTGGATATggttcatttttaccttcctaTCAACGATCTCCAGTTTGGTCCCATTCAAGAACTCCACCAAAAGGCCACAATTGCAGTACATCCAGATCTCCCAATAATTTTCACCAGGAG GTTGGGCATAATAACTCTGTAGTTTCGTCAACTACACCTCAGTCCATAAGACCTGGACCCCCTTCTACCAGTTCTACGTCACTGCCCATAATCAAAGTTCCAAATCTGAATGAATCATCCAAACAAGAAGTATGCACTTCTTTCCAGCATGTGGATGAACTTGCTGCTGGATATGGATGCACGAACAATAAATCCACTACTTCTTCAGACCAAATATCACTGAAGGTTCGAATTAAAATGGGTTCCGATAACCTGTCAACGAGAAAGAACGATGAAATCTATTGTGGTCTTGGCCTGGATGTTTCACCATCTTCATCATTAGATGACAGCCCCTCAGAAAGTGAAGGGATCTCTCGTGAGCTCCAGGATGGCCCATTTGAATCTCCAACTAGCATTCTTCAG ATGATGACGTCATTTCCAGTTCATGGAGGTTTCTTGCTATCCCCTCTTCCTGATGATCTTATTCACCTGACTCAGACAGGGAAGCCTGCAAGAGAGAAAAAATCTACTCGTGTCCAACATTACAATCAGGATCGCCCAGTAGTGGGGGGGTCTTCTTTGAAAAGTGGTCAAATGTTACCGGAGAAGAGGACGTCAAAAGATATGAATGACTTCTTTTCCGAATCGAAGAACACAAACAGGAAGGATTTTTTGAATGGCTCAGTTACGTCAAAAAAGACTTCAGAAATTGATTCAGCAGCTTGTGAGGAGCTTGTTTCCAATGCATTAAAACTTCCACTATTAGCCAATTCATATGCCATTGCAGGTGAGACGACAAAAACCCTTAATGGGCCATCTGAAATATTAATGGAGGCAGATAAAGTTGTGGCTAGAGACAGACATTTCTTCTATCAATTGGAAGAGGGTCCAGCAGTAGAGCCTCCACTTATAATAGAGGATGAGAAGCAAAATAATGGCTCGTCTGGAAAGGTTAAGGAGCCAAAAAAAGCCAGTAAGTTTGATGATATTTCAGTTCCTGCAAAAAAGTCTGGAGAAAGCAAGAGGGAGAAAACTATTGACTTGATAGAGGCTGCATCAAAGGGAAAAAATGCTTCGAACGGCGATCAAATTGATCCTCTCAAGCTGAATACTAATCATAAAATTTCTCTACATGCACATAACAACATGAAATATGCTTCAGGGAAGGATCATTTATTACCCGAGGGAAAAAAGAAGTCAAAGTTCAGTCATACTGAGTCCATCCCCAACGGAGAGGTATCAAAACGTAGTATGAAGTCTGGCTCTTCAGGTTCCAAAACGAAGAGTATTAGTAAAACAGACAACATCCCAACAAGAACTGAAATTGAAGATCACAAGCCACAGGACTTCAAAAAAACGAAAGATAGATACCGGGATTTCTTTGGGGAATTGGAAGAAGATGATAATCTAATAGATACATCTGAGAATCCTTTTGATGATCAACTGAATCATTCTGATGTATTTGGAAAATCAACGCCTGTTATTCCTATGTCAAAGGAGAGATTGTCTGTTGAGAAAATTGGCAAGTCATCGGCTTCAAAATCATTTCCAGAAGCAGTTATGAATCCTGCCAGTGGGACAGTATCTGATGCGGCACCTGCTGCTGTGGATAATGTAAATGGACAAGACAACTGGGTTTGTTGCGACAGGTGTCAACAATGGCGGCTTCTTCCATTGGGCACAAATCCTGCCAGCCTACCTGAGAAGTGGATTTGCAGCATGCTCGATTGGCT GCCTGGAATGAACCAATGTATTTTTAGTGAGGAGGAAACAACAAAAGCTCTAATAGCAAGGTTCCAAGCACCTGCTGCTCCTGAGGGTACTATTTACAGTAACCTGAGTGGAGTTATGCCAGGAGTGGCTAATGCTCGACAATCTGAGCACAATCACCGTCATTACGATTTTAATGTTCGGCCTGGAGGTGGAAAGAAAAAGCATGGAGCAAATGAAAGACCAAGCATTAAGGGGGATGCCCTTCAGCTATCAAACCCAAAGAAGCATGAAGGAGCAATGAAAAGCAGGAGTTTAGACGATGTGAACCAGTTGCCTGTTGGAGATGAAGCTAATTTTCATCATTTAAACAAGTACGGGGATGTCCCTGTTGATAAGCACAAGCATAAGTATAAAGAGAAGCAGGAATCTGTTGACATCCTATCTGATGAAG GTGCTACCAAGATTTTAAAGactaaaaatagaaaagagaaagaacaaGATTACTCTAGACCTGTAAAGAAAGTCAGAACTGATGGTCTGGATTTGATTGATGAAGATCAGATATCAGTGCACAGTGGGCCTGTTGTGAAGGTTGACCCAACCTTGAGCGTTGGCTTTCCTTCTGCATCAGGTGGAACTAATAAGTCTAAAAGTATGGACCATTCTTCTAAGGACTCAAAATATAACATGAATGTCATCCCTCGTGTACCCAatgataaaagagaaaataaacaGCTGGGTGTTGTGGATGATGATTCCCTGGGAGGAGGAAGTGGTAGTACCAAAAGCAActcaaagaagagaaaagggaaaGCATCCCCGGATATTCAAATTAATCCTGGGTCCTTCAATGGTTCTGATCATCTCCTGCAAAGGAGTGGTCGTGGTACGAGTGACGATGACCATAGGAAGGAGAAAAAAGCAAAGCTATCTAAGCCTCCAGGTAAAGAGTCCAGTggtagaaaagagaaaaagggttcACATTCTAAAAATTTGCCATTTGGACAAGATGTAGGGAGCACTCTTTCTCATCGGAGTTTGGATGGCGTTGATTCTAAAAGGGATCTAGGAGCGATACAACCTTCTCTTGTAGCCACTTCAAGTTCTTCTAAGATATCTGGTTCACATAAAACTAAATCTAGTTTCCAAGAGATGAAAGGGTCGCCTGTAGAATCTGTTTCTTCATCACCTATGAGAATACCTAACCGAGATAAGATTTTACGGTCATCTAGGGAAGGCAAGGATTTTCTTGATGCTGATCGTACAAGATGCTCAGACGGGGAAGAAGAGGATGGTGGTAGTGACCGCTCTGGGACGGGTAGCAAGAAGAAGTCTGTTGTGGCTCATCGGAGGCCTTTAAAGTCCCCCTTGGTTGATACTTTGAACAATGGTGCTAGTTATTTGTCAGGAAAAAAGACTAAAACAAAGGAGAAGTCTTCTAATGTTCAAAATTGCGACCTTCCAAATGGCAGTCTTGGCAATTCAGGAATTGATCATCAGCATCCTCGTAGACCATGGGCTGAACAAGTTCAGAATGAAGATAGATCAAATGAAATGCGAAATAGGGACAATGAGACATATCCATTCAAAAGCGGAAAGGATTTATCTTCACAGTTGAAGGATAGGAATGGGAGCTATTGTTTGGATGTTGGCATGGACAAGGACAAGGTTCCTTATTCCCATGATGATTTGCGAGGAAGGTCTCCATCACACTCTGATTTGAAGGTTAAGAATGGTAAACACAAGTTACAAGACAACTCTAGGATCAAATCTGGAGATGCAAGAAAGGAAAGTTCAGGAAAACTGTCCATAGAGCGGGGTAAAAGGGAAAGTGAATTAAATTTTGTCAAGCATGAAGGCCCAGATTCTACACTAGACAGCTCTTCCAAAGAAAATGTGGTTTTGTCTGTGAGGAAGAATCAGCAACAGGATAGCAATGGCTCTGCGTCAAAGCGGTCCCTTTTTCAGAAAAATGATCAACATGAAAAAATCTCGGGAAAAGGTACACCTGTTCAGTTTCCAACCACAGGAGAATTACAAAATCAAATGCTGCATGGCCCCCCCTCAGCAGGAGGTGGCAAAGGAAGTGCAATTGATGTTTCGCAAGTAGATGCCTTACAAAGCAACGATGTATCGAAGGGGAAAAAGCATGCCAAGAATCGTCAAAAGGAAGTTCAGACCAATGGTTCAAGACATTCCACTCCCAATGCAAGGATGCCCATTGATGCTCCAAGTCCAGCTAGAAGGGATTCATCCAACCAGGCTGCTACCAAAGCTATGAAAGAAGCTAAAGATTTGAAACATCTTGCTGATCGTTTTAAG AATTCCGGGTCCAATCATGAATCCATTGGGTTTTATTTTCAAGCGGCACTTAAGTTTCTTTATGGAGCTTCATTGCTTGAGTCGTCCAACAATGAGACTGCTAAACAGTCTATTCCAATATATAGTAGCACTGCAAAACTTTGCGA GCTGGAAGAATGGCTTACTACGGTCTGGTATGATGATCCATGGAAGATTTGA
- the LOC103492851 gene encoding cysteine-tryptophan domain-containing zinc finger protein 7-like isoform X1 has translation MEDTELEEGEAWSYQNNEDFDSNIDPDIALSYIDVKLQHVLGHFQKDFEGGVSAENLGAKFGGYGSFLPSYQRSPVWSHSRTPPKGHNCSTSRSPNNFHQEVGHNNSVVSSTTPQSIRPGPPSTSSTSLPIIKVPNLNESSKQEVCTSFQHVDELAAGYGCTNNKSTTSSDQISLKVRIKMGSDNLSTRKNDEIYCGLGLDVSPSSSLDDSPSESEGISRELQDGPFESPTSILQMMTSFPVHGGFLLSPLPDDLIHLTQTGKPAREKKSTRVQHYNQDRPVVGGSSLKSGQMLPEKRTSKDMNDFFSESKNTNRKDFLNGSVTSKKTSEIDSAACEELVSNALKLPLLANSYAIAGETTKTLNGPSEILMEADKVVARDRHFFYQLEEGPAVEPPLIIEDEKQNNGSSGKVKEPKKASKFDDISVPAKKSGESKREKTIDLIEAASKGKNASNGDQIDPLKLNTNHKISLHAHNNMKYASGKDHLLPEGKKKSKFSHTESIPNGEVSKRSMKSGSSGSKTKSISKTDNIPTRTEIEDHKPQDFKKTKDRYRDFFGELEEDDNLIDTSENPFDDQLNHSDVFGKSTPVIPMSKERLSVEKIGKSSASKSFPEAVMNPASGTVSDAAPAAVDNVNGQDNWVCCDRCQQWRLLPLGTNPASLPEKWICSMLDWLPGMNQCIFSEEETTKALIARFQAPAAPEGTIYSNLSGVMPGVANARQSEHNHRHYDFNVRPGGGKKKHGANERPSIKGDALQLSNPKKHEGAMKSRSLDDVNQLPVGDEANFHHLNKYGDVPVDKHKHKYKEKQESVDILSDEGATKILKTKNRKEKEQDYSRPVKKVRTDGLDLIDEDQISVHSGPVVKVDPTLSVGFPSASGGTNKSKSMDHSSKDSKYNMNVIPRVPNDKRENKQLGVVDDDSLGGGSGSTKSNSKKRKGKASPDIQINPGSFNGSDHLLQRSGRGTSDDDHRKEKKAKLSKPPGKESSGRKEKKGSHSKNLPFGQDVGSTLSHRSLDGVDSKRDLGAIQPSLVATSSSSKISGSHKTKSSFQEMKGSPVESVSSSPMRIPNRDKILRSSREGKDFLDADRTRCSDGEEEDGGSDRSGTGSKKKSVVAHRRPLKSPLVDTLNNGASYLSGKKTKTKEKSSNVQNCDLPNGSLGNSGIDHQHPRRPWAEQVQNEDRSNEMRNRDNETYPFKSGKDLSSQLKDRNGSYCLDVGMDKDKVPYSHDDLRGRSPSHSDLKVKNGKHKLQDNSRIKSGDARKESSGKLSIERGKRESELNFVKHEGPDSTLDSSSKENVVLSVRKNQQQDSNGSASKRSLFQKNDQHEKISGKGTPVQFPTTGELQNQMLHGPPSAGGGKGSAIDVSQVDALQSNDVSKGKKHAKNRQKEVQTNGSRHSTPNARMPIDAPSPARRDSSNQAATKAMKEAKDLKHLADRFKNSGSNHESIGFYFQAALKFLYGASLLESSNNETAKQSIPIYSSTAKLCEFCAHEYEKIKDMAAAALAYKCMEVAFMRVVYSSQNTAIRDRNELQKALKMLPSGESPSSASDVDNLNNPGTAEKVAFCKGVSSSQANGSNIIAANNRPNFLRLLNYAQDVNFAMEASRKSRIAFAAANASSGGTTNKEGISCIKTALDFNFQDVEGLLALVRIAMEAINR, from the exons ATGGAAGATACTGAGCTTGAAGAAGGAGAAGCTTGGTCCTACCAGAacaatgaagattttgattcaAACATCGACCCTGATATTGCTCTCTCCTACATC GATGTTAAACTTCAACATGTTCTGGGACACTTTCAGAAGGATTTTGAAGGTGGAGTCTCTGCAGAAAATTTGG GGGCAAAATTTGGTGGATATggttcatttttaccttcctaTCAACGATCTCCAGTTTGGTCCCATTCAAGAACTCCACCAAAAGGCCACAATTGCAGTACATCCAGATCTCCCAATAATTTTCACCAGGAG GTTGGGCATAATAACTCTGTAGTTTCGTCAACTACACCTCAGTCCATAAGACCTGGACCCCCTTCTACCAGTTCTACGTCACTGCCCATAATCAAAGTTCCAAATCTGAATGAATCATCCAAACAAGAAGTATGCACTTCTTTCCAGCATGTGGATGAACTTGCTGCTGGATATGGATGCACGAACAATAAATCCACTACTTCTTCAGACCAAATATCACTGAAGGTTCGAATTAAAATGGGTTCCGATAACCTGTCAACGAGAAAGAACGATGAAATCTATTGTGGTCTTGGCCTGGATGTTTCACCATCTTCATCATTAGATGACAGCCCCTCAGAAAGTGAAGGGATCTCTCGTGAGCTCCAGGATGGCCCATTTGAATCTCCAACTAGCATTCTTCAG ATGATGACGTCATTTCCAGTTCATGGAGGTTTCTTGCTATCCCCTCTTCCTGATGATCTTATTCACCTGACTCAGACAGGGAAGCCTGCAAGAGAGAAAAAATCTACTCGTGTCCAACATTACAATCAGGATCGCCCAGTAGTGGGGGGGTCTTCTTTGAAAAGTGGTCAAATGTTACCGGAGAAGAGGACGTCAAAAGATATGAATGACTTCTTTTCCGAATCGAAGAACACAAACAGGAAGGATTTTTTGAATGGCTCAGTTACGTCAAAAAAGACTTCAGAAATTGATTCAGCAGCTTGTGAGGAGCTTGTTTCCAATGCATTAAAACTTCCACTATTAGCCAATTCATATGCCATTGCAGGTGAGACGACAAAAACCCTTAATGGGCCATCTGAAATATTAATGGAGGCAGATAAAGTTGTGGCTAGAGACAGACATTTCTTCTATCAATTGGAAGAGGGTCCAGCAGTAGAGCCTCCACTTATAATAGAGGATGAGAAGCAAAATAATGGCTCGTCTGGAAAGGTTAAGGAGCCAAAAAAAGCCAGTAAGTTTGATGATATTTCAGTTCCTGCAAAAAAGTCTGGAGAAAGCAAGAGGGAGAAAACTATTGACTTGATAGAGGCTGCATCAAAGGGAAAAAATGCTTCGAACGGCGATCAAATTGATCCTCTCAAGCTGAATACTAATCATAAAATTTCTCTACATGCACATAACAACATGAAATATGCTTCAGGGAAGGATCATTTATTACCCGAGGGAAAAAAGAAGTCAAAGTTCAGTCATACTGAGTCCATCCCCAACGGAGAGGTATCAAAACGTAGTATGAAGTCTGGCTCTTCAGGTTCCAAAACGAAGAGTATTAGTAAAACAGACAACATCCCAACAAGAACTGAAATTGAAGATCACAAGCCACAGGACTTCAAAAAAACGAAAGATAGATACCGGGATTTCTTTGGGGAATTGGAAGAAGATGATAATCTAATAGATACATCTGAGAATCCTTTTGATGATCAACTGAATCATTCTGATGTATTTGGAAAATCAACGCCTGTTATTCCTATGTCAAAGGAGAGATTGTCTGTTGAGAAAATTGGCAAGTCATCGGCTTCAAAATCATTTCCAGAAGCAGTTATGAATCCTGCCAGTGGGACAGTATCTGATGCGGCACCTGCTGCTGTGGATAATGTAAATGGACAAGACAACTGGGTTTGTTGCGACAGGTGTCAACAATGGCGGCTTCTTCCATTGGGCACAAATCCTGCCAGCCTACCTGAGAAGTGGATTTGCAGCATGCTCGATTGGCT GCCTGGAATGAACCAATGTATTTTTAGTGAGGAGGAAACAACAAAAGCTCTAATAGCAAGGTTCCAAGCACCTGCTGCTCCTGAGGGTACTATTTACAGTAACCTGAGTGGAGTTATGCCAGGAGTGGCTAATGCTCGACAATCTGAGCACAATCACCGTCATTACGATTTTAATGTTCGGCCTGGAGGTGGAAAGAAAAAGCATGGAGCAAATGAAAGACCAAGCATTAAGGGGGATGCCCTTCAGCTATCAAACCCAAAGAAGCATGAAGGAGCAATGAAAAGCAGGAGTTTAGACGATGTGAACCAGTTGCCTGTTGGAGATGAAGCTAATTTTCATCATTTAAACAAGTACGGGGATGTCCCTGTTGATAAGCACAAGCATAAGTATAAAGAGAAGCAGGAATCTGTTGACATCCTATCTGATGAAG GTGCTACCAAGATTTTAAAGactaaaaatagaaaagagaaagaacaaGATTACTCTAGACCTGTAAAGAAAGTCAGAACTGATGGTCTGGATTTGATTGATGAAGATCAGATATCAGTGCACAGTGGGCCTGTTGTGAAGGTTGACCCAACCTTGAGCGTTGGCTTTCCTTCTGCATCAGGTGGAACTAATAAGTCTAAAAGTATGGACCATTCTTCTAAGGACTCAAAATATAACATGAATGTCATCCCTCGTGTACCCAatgataaaagagaaaataaacaGCTGGGTGTTGTGGATGATGATTCCCTGGGAGGAGGAAGTGGTAGTACCAAAAGCAActcaaagaagagaaaagggaaaGCATCCCCGGATATTCAAATTAATCCTGGGTCCTTCAATGGTTCTGATCATCTCCTGCAAAGGAGTGGTCGTGGTACGAGTGACGATGACCATAGGAAGGAGAAAAAAGCAAAGCTATCTAAGCCTCCAGGTAAAGAGTCCAGTggtagaaaagagaaaaagggttcACATTCTAAAAATTTGCCATTTGGACAAGATGTAGGGAGCACTCTTTCTCATCGGAGTTTGGATGGCGTTGATTCTAAAAGGGATCTAGGAGCGATACAACCTTCTCTTGTAGCCACTTCAAGTTCTTCTAAGATATCTGGTTCACATAAAACTAAATCTAGTTTCCAAGAGATGAAAGGGTCGCCTGTAGAATCTGTTTCTTCATCACCTATGAGAATACCTAACCGAGATAAGATTTTACGGTCATCTAGGGAAGGCAAGGATTTTCTTGATGCTGATCGTACAAGATGCTCAGACGGGGAAGAAGAGGATGGTGGTAGTGACCGCTCTGGGACGGGTAGCAAGAAGAAGTCTGTTGTGGCTCATCGGAGGCCTTTAAAGTCCCCCTTGGTTGATACTTTGAACAATGGTGCTAGTTATTTGTCAGGAAAAAAGACTAAAACAAAGGAGAAGTCTTCTAATGTTCAAAATTGCGACCTTCCAAATGGCAGTCTTGGCAATTCAGGAATTGATCATCAGCATCCTCGTAGACCATGGGCTGAACAAGTTCAGAATGAAGATAGATCAAATGAAATGCGAAATAGGGACAATGAGACATATCCATTCAAAAGCGGAAAGGATTTATCTTCACAGTTGAAGGATAGGAATGGGAGCTATTGTTTGGATGTTGGCATGGACAAGGACAAGGTTCCTTATTCCCATGATGATTTGCGAGGAAGGTCTCCATCACACTCTGATTTGAAGGTTAAGAATGGTAAACACAAGTTACAAGACAACTCTAGGATCAAATCTGGAGATGCAAGAAAGGAAAGTTCAGGAAAACTGTCCATAGAGCGGGGTAAAAGGGAAAGTGAATTAAATTTTGTCAAGCATGAAGGCCCAGATTCTACACTAGACAGCTCTTCCAAAGAAAATGTGGTTTTGTCTGTGAGGAAGAATCAGCAACAGGATAGCAATGGCTCTGCGTCAAAGCGGTCCCTTTTTCAGAAAAATGATCAACATGAAAAAATCTCGGGAAAAGGTACACCTGTTCAGTTTCCAACCACAGGAGAATTACAAAATCAAATGCTGCATGGCCCCCCCTCAGCAGGAGGTGGCAAAGGAAGTGCAATTGATGTTTCGCAAGTAGATGCCTTACAAAGCAACGATGTATCGAAGGGGAAAAAGCATGCCAAGAATCGTCAAAAGGAAGTTCAGACCAATGGTTCAAGACATTCCACTCCCAATGCAAGGATGCCCATTGATGCTCCAAGTCCAGCTAGAAGGGATTCATCCAACCAGGCTGCTACCAAAGCTATGAAAGAAGCTAAAGATTTGAAACATCTTGCTGATCGTTTTAAG AATTCCGGGTCCAATCATGAATCCATTGGGTTTTATTTTCAAGCGGCACTTAAGTTTCTTTATGGAGCTTCATTGCTTGAGTCGTCCAACAATGAGACTGCTAAACAGTCTATTCCAATATATAGTAGCACTGCAAAACTTTGCGA GTTTTGTGCTCATGAGTATGAGAAAATCAAAGACATGGCTGCTGCTGCTTTGGCCTACAAATGCATGGAAGTAGCTTTCATGAGGGTGGTTTATTCTTCTCAGAACACTGCAATCAGGGACCGGAATGAGTTGCAGAAAGCCTTGAAAATGCTTCCTTCCG GAGAATCTCCATCCTCTGCATCTGACGTTGATAACTTAAACAACCCTGGTACAGCAGAAAAGGTTGCTTTTTGTAAGGGTGTCAGTTCGAGCCAAGCTAATGGGTCCAATATCATCGCTGCTAACAACCGTCCCAATTTTCTGAGGTTGCTTAATTAT GCGCAGGATGTAAATTTTGCCATGGAAGCATCCAGAAAATCACGGATTGCTTTTGCAGCTGCAAATGCAAGCTCGGGAGGGACAACCAACAAGGAGGGTATCTCTTGCATCAAAACGGCTcttgattttaattttcaagATGTAGAAGGCCTGCTGGCTTTAGTACGAATTGCAATGGAGGCAATTAACCGTTGA